The sequence below is a genomic window from Sinorhizobium terangae.
CCGCACCTGCTCGAAGTCGAATGGAAGCGGCGCGACACCATGCGCAAAATCGAGCAGTTCTACGACACGATCTGGGTCTATGGGCCGCCGGATTTTTACGATCCGCTGGTCGGCCTGGACGTGCCCGCGGCCGTCCGCGACCGCATGAACTTCGTCGGTTTTCTACAGCGAAGCGTTCCGCATGACGGGCTGCCCGATCACAGGCCGGAGGGCGATTATATCCTCGTCACGACCGGCGGCGGCGGCGACGGCGCCGAACTCATTCATGATGTGATCCACGCCTATCAGCAGGACCCCGAACTGACGCACAATGCGCTCGTGGTGCTTGGGCCCTATATGCCGGCCAAGCAGCGCAACAAGCTGATCAAGAAGGGCGGCCGAATTCCCTTCATCAAGGTAATCGAGTTCGACAATCGCATGGAGGAATTGATCGCCGGCGCGAGAGGGGTCGTCTCGATGGGCGGCTACAACACCTATTGCGAGATCCTCTCCTTCGACAAGCCGGCCTTGATCGTGCCGCGTCTAGAGCCGCGGGAGGAGCAGTTGATCCGGGCTCGACGGGCGTCCGAACTTGGTCTCGTCGAGATGCTGCTTCCGCACGAAGCCGAGGATCCGCTGCGGTTCGCGGCTGCGTTGAAGGCTTTGCCTGGGCGTGCGCCCCCGTCGCGCGCTGCCAATGGCCTGAGGCTGGAAGGCCTTGTCCACATCTCCGAGCTTGTCGGCAGCTGGCTCGATCACAGATCGAAAGAGCACTTGAGCATCGTGAAGCAGTCGAGCTGAGCCAGTGTCGCCAAATCGCAAGATTGCCGTCATCCTGAAAGGTTACCCGCGCCTGTCGGAAACCTTTATTGCGCAGGAACTGCTCGGCCTCGAAAGGGCTGGGCACGAACTCGTTCTCGTCGCGCTCCGTCGTCCGACCGATGGCAAGCGCCATCCGGTGCACGACGAAATCCGGGCGGACGTCCACTATTTGCCGGAGTATCTGCATGAGGAGCCGTGGCGCGTGCTTCGCGCCGTGTTCCGATTGATGCCGAAAGCCGGGTTCTGGCGCGCGCTTGGTCCATTCCTTGTGGATCTCGTGCGCGACCCGTCCCGCAACCGTTTCCGGCGGTTTGGACAGGCGCTGGTGCTGGTTGCCGAATGGCCGGGCGCGGCGACCTGGCTTCACGCGCATTTCATCCACACGCCGGCCTCGGTGACCGACTATGCCAGCATAATCGCAGGCATTCCTTGGACCTGCTCCGCCCATGCCAAGGACATCTGGACGTCCGCTAACTGGGAGCTTTCCGGAAAGCTCGACCGCGCCCGCTGGACCGTTACCTGCACGCGGAGCGGCTTTGAGCACCTGCAAAGCCTGACGCCCGAGAAGTCCCGGGTGCATCTGAGCTATCACGGCCTCGATCTCGACCGCTTCCCGGTGTTTGGCGGCGACCATTCCCGCCGCGATGGCTCCGACCCGGCCGATCCGGTGCGGATCGTCAGCGTCGGACGCGCCGTCGCCAAGAAGGGCTACGACATCCTGCTGAAGGCGCTGTCGCTGCTGCCAGCCGATCTCAACTGGCGCTTTGACCATATCGGCGCAGGCGAACTGGCGGGCGACCTCAAGCAGCTTGCCACCGAACTCGGCCTCGGCGATCGGGTCAGTTGGAAAGGTGCGCTCGACCAGACCGACGTGCTTCAGCACTACCGCGACAGCGACATCTTCGCGCTGGCGTGCCGGGTTGCGGCCAATGGCGATCGCGACGGTCTTCCGAACGTTCTGGTGGAAGCCTCAAGTCAGCGGTTGCCTTGCGTCTCGACATCCGTCTCGGGCGTTCCGGAATTGCTGACGGACTATCAGAACGGTCTCCTCGTGCCGCCCGAGGACCCGCGGGCGCTTGCCGCGGCAATCGAACGCCTGATTCGTGACCCGGATCTCAGGCGCGGGCTCGGCACTGCTGCCGAACAACGCGTTCGCGCCGAGTTCGACCATCACTCGAGCGTCACCCAATTGATCGGGCTCTTTCAAAGCGAGTGGAGCAAAGCCTCTTGAGCAATCGTCGCGTCTTCTTCTACGTGCAGCATCTGCTCGGCATCGGGCATCTGGCACGCGCGAGCCGTATCGCTAAAGCGTTGGCTGCCGACGGCTTCGAAGTCACGATGGTGACGGGCGGCGCACCCGTTCCCGGGTTTCCGGGCGAGGGCCTGGCGACGATCGCGCTGCCGCCGATATTAGCCGGCGACAAGGGCTTTTCGGGTCTTAGCGATGCCGACGGCAATCCGGTCACGAATGCTTTCCAGCAGCACCGCAAGAACCTGTTGATCCAGGCGCTGCATGCCGCAAAGCCCGATGTCGTCATCATCGAGGCTTTCCCGTTCGGTCGCAGACAGATGCGCTTCGAATTGCTGCCGCTGCTCGATGCCATCGCGGCAATGGAGCCGCGGCCGTTGGTGGCGACTTCGCTGCGCGACATCCTGCAGGAACGGGTGAAACCCGGCCGTGCCGAGGAGACCGTGGATCTGGTCAAGGCGCATTTCGATCTTGTGCTCGTCCACGGCGATCCGGCCTTTGCGCGCCTTGAGGAAACCTTTCCGCTTGCGGGCGAGATCGCGGAAAAGGTCGCCTACACGGGTCTCGTCGCACCGCCGCCGCCGGCCGAAGCGAACGAGAACTTCGACATCGTGGTTTCGGCCGGTGGTGGTGCGGTCGGCAAGGACCTGATCAGTGCGGCACTCGGCGCCGCAGCGATGCTGCCAAAGGCGCTTCGCTGGTGCATCGTCACCGGCCCGAACCTGCCGCAAGGCGACTTCGACGTTCTCGCCGCGGCAGCTCCCGCCGGGGTCAGCCTCTTCCGCTTTCGCCAGGATTTTGCGGGCCTGCTCGCGGGCGCGCGGCTCTCCGTCTCGCAGGCAGGATACAACACCGTGTGCGACATTCTTCGCGCCGGCTGCGGCTCGTTGCTCATTCCCTTCACGGCGGGCGGCGAAACCGAGCAGAGCACCCGCGCAGCACGGCTCGAAAGGCTCGGCCTCGCGGGCGTCCTGCCGGAGGAAGGCATCACGTCCGACCGGCTCGCACGGGACATAGAGGCGATGCTTGCTCGGCCGAAGCCGGAGATCCCGCCGCTCGATCTTACCGGCGCTGCCAGGACTGCAGCGATCCTGAGGGAAGAACTGCGGCAGCGGGAGGTCAGACCGTCCCGATCAGCATGAAGCGATTGTATTTCTTCATCGGCAACGCGCCTGCGAAATCGAGCTTCGCAAGACCGGCCCGCTTTTTGAACTCCTCGAGCGAGGCTACGCAGCTTATATGCGTCGGTTCGCTGAAGTAGTCGTTCGACTGTAAGAGGACGCGAGCCCCCGGAGGAAGGAGCTCAAGCCAGAGCTTGAGATCGGCAATGTGCTCGCAACTCGTGTTGACGATCAGGTCGGCTCCGATTGTTCGATAGTCGAGAGCGTACATATCCGCGGTGATCGCGCGGAAACGGTCACCATGTGCTGAATTGAGCGTGCGTGCGACCTCTTCCACCGCGGGATCGATGTCGTAACTGTCGATGGCGCGGATGGTGAAGCGCGTGTCTTCGAAAAGAATCGCGGGCAGAACGCCGTACCAGCCGCCCAAAACCGCAATCCGGCCGAAGGTCGAGCCGACGCTTTCGAGCAGCTTGTCACGTGCCCAGATCTTGCAGCCGACCTGCTTGTAGTTGAACGCGTTGGCGATGTCCGCATCCCGATGCTGGGCGATTACCCTGCCTATCCCCTCCACGACGGCGCTACCGGAATAGGCAGCGATCCCGCGCACGAGATCATAGGCGTTCTCGTGCCAATCTTCGGGTGGAGTATGGGTGGCATGCATCATAAGGCTGTTGTAAGCTTGCGAATAGGCGAGTGCAAGCCACGCGCGAGTATACCTCGATCCGCGGATGCCCGCCACGTCTGCAAGGAACCGTCGGGGCTTTGCTGAAGGGGCGATCTGTTCGACGGATGTTACTTGTGGTTCGTGTCCGCTTGACATGGGGCAGGGCTCTGCTCTCATGCCGGGCAGTCACGATTCCGTGGATGAAGCGCGAGTCCATTGAAGATTTGATGGACTGGAACCATTTGCGACGGAAGGCTGCCGGCCCGATCGGCCCGGCGATCCCGTATTTAAGTTAGGTTGTATTGCCAGCACATGGAAACACGTCTTTCCCGCTACATCTGGACTCACACCAGCAAGCAGCAGCTTTGGATCCTGCTGGTCGTCGCGCTGTCGATGATACCCTACTTCCTGTCCTTCGATCTTCCCAAGCAGATCGTCAACGGACCGATTCAGGGCGAGGGTTTCGAAGGACCCGCGTCGACCCAGGCCTTCCTGCCGATTTCCTTCAACCTGCCCGGTTTCGGCGAGGTCGACCTGTTTTCGGGCTTTCAACTTGAGCGGGAGGGAATGCTGCTTGCCCTCAGCCTTGTCTTCCTGCTGCTCGTCATCATCAACGGGCTCTTCAAGTTCTACATCAACACCTACAAGGGCCGGCTCGGCGAGCGACTCCTGCGGCGCATCCGCTTCGAGCTCGTCGACCGGGTGCTGCGCTTTCCGCCCAGTCACTTCAAGCGCGTGAAGCCTGCCGAAATCTCGACCATGATCAAGGACGAGGTCGAGCCGCTCGGCGGGTTCACCGGCGATGCCTTCGTGCAGCCGGCGCTCCTCGGCGGCCAGGCTTTGACGGCGCTGATTTTCATTCTGCTCCAGAGCCTGTGGCTGGGTCTCCTTGCCGCCTTCATCGTCGCGATACAGGCAGTGATCATTCCACGCATGCGCCGGCGGCTGATCGTGCTCGGACGCGAGCGCCAGCTGACGGCGCGCCAATTGTCGGGAAGGGTCGGCGAGATCGTCGACGGCATAGGGACCATTCGCGGGCACGACACGTCCAACTATGAAAGAGCCGACATCGCCGCTCGACTCGGCCGGATATTCAAGATCCGCTACGACCTCTATCAGTGGAAGTTCCTGGTCAAGTTCCTGAACAACTTCCTGGCTCAGGTCACCCCGTTCCTGTTCTACTCGATCGGCGGCTACTTCGCCCTGCACGGCCAGCTCGATATCGGCCAGCTCGTTGCGGTGATCGGTGCCTACAAAGACCTTCCGGGACCGCTGAAAGAACTCATCGATTGGGATCAGGCGCGCCAGGACGTGCAGGTCAAATACGCCCAGGTCGTCGAGCAGTTCAGCGTCGAGCCGCTGATCGATCCGAGTGTCCAAGCGATCTCGGTAACCTCCGTGGCGCCTATCACGGCGACCCTTGCAGCCGTCAATCTTTCCGTTGCCGATGACGGCGGCTCGAAGGTCATAGAACACGTGTCGCTGCAGGTGCGCCCCGGCGAGGCCATCGCGATTACGGGCGGCTCTACCGGCGGGGGAGAGGCACTCGCCGAAGCCTTCGGACGTCTCATATGGCCCGAAGGCGGCAGGATCGTCGTCGGCGACGACGATATCCACGACCTGCCGGAATCGGTCGTCGGGCGGCGAATTTCCTATGCCTCATCGGAGGTATTCACCTTCCAGGGGAGCCTCGGCGATAACCTGCTCTACGGGCTCAAGCACGCGCCGCTGACAGAGGTGGTTTACGAGGGCGACAAGGCCGCCCACCGTCGGTGGGAATTGCTGGAAGCGAAGCTTGCCGGCAATCCCTCGCTCGACGTCAACAGCGACTGGATCGATTACGGAGCCGCAGGTGCAACCGGCCCGGATGACCTCTTCGGGAAGGTCAGAGCCGTGCTCGACACGGTGCTTCTCACAAACGACATCATGGCGCTTGCCGTCCGCTCGACAATCGATCCCGCGCAGCACGAAGCCTTTGCGGGTGAGATCGTGGCGATGCGCGGGGCCCTTCGCAGGCGTCTCGAGGCCGAGAAGCTCAGTGATCTGGTCGTGTTCTTCGAGCCTGGTTCCTACAATGTCGAGGCGACCATCGGGGAAAACCTGCTCTTCGGGACGGTGACCGATCAGGCGCGGTGGGAAATCGCACTTGAAAGCCACCCGTTCTTCAAGACGGTCTTGAAGCGGGCCGGTCTGCACGAGAGCTTCTACGAAATGGGACTGGAAATCGCCGGCAACGTCGTCGAACTGTTCCGCGACCTGCCTCCGGATCACCCGTTCTTCCAGCAACTAACCTTCATGGCGGCGGAAGAGATCCCGACCTATGAAGCGCTTCTCCAGAAAGTAAGGGGACGAGCGATCGACGAAGTCTCCGAGGATGATGCCATCAAGATCATCCGCCTATGCTTCGGTTACATCGAGCCACGCCACCGCTTCGGCCTGCTGTCCGAAGAACTGATGTCTCAGATCGTCGCGGCGCGCCAGGAGTTCAGCGAAGGTCTGCCCGAGGATCTCGTCGGCATCATCGAGCACTATCAGCCGAACCGTTATATGGCATCGTCCAGCATCATCGATAATGTGCTTTTCGGCCGTATCGGCCACAGGCACACCGACGGCTCCGAGAGAATCCGCGCGATCGTGCGCGACCTCTTCGAAACGCTCGGACTTTACAATGACGTGCTTGCCTTCGGACTCGACTTCGACGTCGGCGCCGGCGGCAAGCGGTTGACGGCGGGCCAGCGGCAGAAGCTCAACCTTGCGCGTGCATTGATCCGCATGTCGGACTTCTACATCTTCAATCAGCCGCTGCTCGCGCTCGACCAGCGAGCACAGGAGCAGATCACCCGCAACGTCTTTGCCTTCCTGAGGCAGGAAGACCGCAAGCCGGCGATCGTCTGGGTACTCGCCAACCCGGCTCTTTCGGAGTTGTTCGATCGCCGGGCGCACTTCGAAAACGGCCATCTTATAAGCGATGAAGCTGTGGAAACATCTGCGAAAGACAGCGACTACAAGGAACTGGCATCTTGATGTAATATTAATGTGAGGGAGCAAGCATATTTCCCCGTTTCAAGGGGAGGGAGGTGCTTATGCTCGCGACACACTCGGAGAAACGGACTGTCATGCTCCTAAAAGACGAAGTGGAAATGCTGCGCCGGATCACACTGTTTTCCGGCTTGCCGCCAGCCAAGCTCAAACTTCTGGCGTTCACCTCCGACAGGGTAATGTACAGCGCGGGAGAAAGTCTCTTTCATCAGGGCGATATCGGCGATGCCGCCTATGTGATCCTTTCCGGGCGAGCCGATGTCTTGGTTGCAACGCCAACCGGGCAATTGAAGGTCGCCGAGGTGGAGCAGAATTCGATCGTCGGCGAAATCGCCATTCTCTGCAACACGCCGCGCACGGCGACGGTCAAGACCAGCACGGCCCTCGAGGCGCTGCGCATTCGCAAGGACGATTTCTTGAAATTGCTGGCGGACTTCCCGGAGATGGCGGTGGAAATCATGCGCGTGCTCGCCGACCGTCTCAGCCAGACTACCTCCGAACTCACTGAAGCGCGCAGCCGCGCCCAGCGGGCAGAGGCGTAAGCGCCATTGGGTCGTTCTTGAACGGCACACCTTGGCGGTGTCGCTCTGACTCTTTGTTTACCGCGTTCTCAGCGGGACCGCTTCACACGTCGCCCCGAAATGCACTAAAGAGGCGCGATGCGCGCGATAACCTATTTTCAGAAGACAGTTTATTTCCCCGACAAGCCGGAGAAGGCGCGCTTCTTTGCCCGGCTGCAAGGCGGGCAATGGGAGCCCGGTACATTCCGCAATATCGAGCGACTCGTCGACGGTACCACGACCTTCATCGATATCGGCGGCTGGATCGGCGTGACACCCTATTGGGCGGCGCAGATCGCCGACAATGTCATTACCGTCGAGCCCGATCCGGTGTGCTTCGGGATACTCTCCGAGATGCAGCGCGAGAATACGGGCGAAGTGAAGCTTATCAATGCGGCGCTCTCTCAGGATGAATGCCTGGTGCTGCACTCGGTCGGCGGCGGCTTCGGCAGCTCCGAAACCTCGGCGCTGATTGCCGACGACACCGGTCTGGCCGTCACGGCGCAAACCGTCACCATTCCTGGCCTTCAGAAAATGGCGAGGACGGAGCGGCTCTGCTTCAAGATCGACATCGAAGGCTACGAATACAAGGCACTCGACCAGTTTCGGGCGATCGACCGCAAGAGAACGGCGGGTGTGCTGATCGCGGTGCATCCGCAGATCCTCGCCGCCTCGCTCTCCGGTCCGCGTTTTTTCCGCGCGCTTCGAACGATCGCCGCCACGGTGCGCCTTATCCGGAGCTTTCGCGGGTTCAAGCTCGAAAATCCGTCCGCCATCTGGGCGGCGATCCGCAAATCGGTCTCCCGGCGCGAGTTCAGGGGCTTCGATCTGCTTTTCGTGGCGAAATGACCCTCAGCAGCCGAGAATCATCGTGACCTGACCCGCATGGGGTCGATGCCATTTCGGCCGAAGCGGGCGGGTTCCTGGACCTTCACGGAGTTCACCTTCGCGTCGGCAAGGTCGTCGAGGATCGGACAATCCGGCCGCTCGTCGCCGTGGCAATGGGCGGCAAGATGCTTGAGCGTCCGGCTCATGGCCTTCAGTTCTTCAGCCTTGCGTTCCAGGATTTCCACCTGGTCGAGCGCGATCTTCTTGACCTCGCTGCTGGCGCGCGAGCGGTCCCGCCAGAGCGCCAGAAGATCCGCCATTTGCTCGACCGTGAAGCCGAGATCGCGAGCACGGCGGATGAAGCGCAGCGTATGGACGTCCTTGTCGCCATAGTTGCGGTAACCGGATTCGCTGCGGCTGGCCGGAGGAATAAGGCCGATCGTCTCGTAGTAGCGGATCATTTTCGTCGAGACGCCGGAGGCGCGCGCGACATCGCCGATATTCATGACATCACCTTTTTCTGACGGCACTCTATGCTGTTGATATAGGAAATTCGCTTGCGGGGCGCCAATGGCGCCCAGCATTATTGAACGGCGGCTGCCTCACGCGAAAGGCTCCTGAACCGCTTGAGACGCAGCGCATTGCCGACCACAAAGACGCTGGAAAGTGCCATGGCGCCGGCCGCAAAGATCGGCGAAAGCAACATGCCGTAGGCCGGATAAAGCACGCCGGCGGCGACCGGTATCAGCACCACATTATAGGCGAAGGCCCAGAACAGGTTCTCTTTGATGTTGCGGATCGTTGCCTTCGACAGCGCGATGGCATTCGGCACGCCGAGGAGATCGCCGGACATCAGCACGACGTCGGCGCTCTCGATGGCGACATCCGTCCCGGTGCCGATCGCCAGCCCGACATCGGCTGCGGCGAGCGCCGGTGCATCGTTGATGCCGTCGCCGACGAAGGCGACGTTGCGCCCTTCCGCCTTTAGCCGCATCAGGGCGGCTACCTTTCCGTCCGGCAGGATCTCGGCAACGACCTCGTCAATCCCGAGCTTGCGCGCGATCGCCTCCGCCGTGCGGCGGTTGTCTCCGGTGATCATCGCGATCCTGAGGCCAAGCTGATGCAGCATGCGGATCGCCTGCGGCGTCGTTTCCTTGATCGGATCGGCGACGGCGATGATCGCCGCGAGCTTGCCATCGACCGCCGCATAAAGCGGGCTCTTGCCTTCGTCGCCAAGACGGCGGGCGTGATCGGCGAAGACAGCGATGTCGATGCCCTCGCGCGCCATCAGCCGGTCGGCCCCGACCAGGACCGTGTGTCCGGAAACATTGGCGCGGGTCCCGAAACCAGGGATCGCCTCGAAATGCTTCGCTTCGCTGATCGTCAAATCCGCATTCCTCGCCGCAGAAACGATGGCTTCCGCGATCGGATGCTCGGAACGCGCTTCGACGCTGGCGATGAGCGCAAGGACGGAATTGCTGTCAAAGCCCGCAGCGGCTTCGAGGTCGGTCAGCTCGGGCCGGCCCCGGGTCAAGGTACCGGTCTTGTCGACCGCGATGAGTTCGGCATTGCGCAACGTCTGCAAGGCTTCGCCCTTGCGGAAGAGCACGCCCATTTCGGCGGCACGGCCGGTTCCGACCATGATGGAGGTGGGCGTTGCGAGCCCCATCGCGCAAGGGCAGGCGATGATGAGGACGGCAACGCCGTTGACGAGCGCGAAGGTCAGCGCAGGATCTGGGCCGAAGACGAGCCAGACGAGGAACGTCGCAAAGGCGATCGCCATGACCGCGGGCACGAACCAGGCGGTGACGCGATCGACGAGCGACTGGATCGGTAGCTTCGCGCCCTGCGCCTGTTCGACCATGCGGATGATCTGCGCCAGCACCGTATCCGCTCCGACCTTGGTGGCGCGGAAGCTGAAGGCACCGGTCTTGTTGATCGTACCGCCGACGACTTCGGCTCCGTCCGCTTTCTGGACTGGGACCGGCTCGCCGGTGATCATCGATTCATCGACATAGGAGTTGCCTTCGACGACCACGCCATCGACGGCGATCCTTTCGCCGGGGCGCACGACAACGACGTCGCCGGCATGCACATCGGCAATCGCAATCTCCACCGTTTCGCCATTGCGGATGACGCGGGCCGTCTTCGGCTGGAGCCCCATGAGGTGCCTGATTGCCTCTGACGTGCGGCCTTTGGCGCGCGCTTCGAGGAACCGGCCAAGCAGGATCAGCGTGACGATCACGGCCGCCGCTTCATAGTACACATTGGCGGTGTCGGCCGGCAGCAGGTCCGGCGCGAAGGTTGCAACCACGGAGTAAATCCAGGCGGCAAACGCGCCGATCGCGACCAGCGAGTTCATATCCGGCGCCGCTCTAAGGAGCGCCGGGACGCCCTTCTGGAAAAAACGGAGGCCCGGACCGAAGAGAGCAAGCGACGCGAGCACGAACTGCAGATACCAGCTTTCCTGCATGCCGATGCGGATCATGACGAAATCGTGGATCGCCGGGATGAAATGCGATCCCATCTCGAGCACGAAAATAGGGAGCGTCAGAATGGCGGCGATCGTGAGAGAGAGCTTCAGGCGACGGCTTTCCCGTTCGCGTTTCTCCGTTTCCTGATCAGCATCCTGCTTGCCGGCGATGCGCCGGGCGTCGTAGCCGGCGTTACGCGCGGCTTCGACCAGCATATCGACGGAGGCAAGCCCTTTGACGACGCGAACGGTGGCCTTCTCGCTGGCAAGATTGACACTCGCCTCCACGGTTCCGGGAACGGTCCTCAGCGCCTTCTCGATGCGGGCGACGCAGGATGCACAAGTCATGCCGTCGATGGCGAGCTCTATCAGCTCTTCGGAGGCGCCATAGCCGGTATTCTCGATCGCCTTGACGATATCGGCGGGGCTCGCCGTTGCGTCGAAGCGCACATCCGCCCGCTCAGTGGCGAGATTGACGGAAGCCGACATGACGCCCGGCACCGCGCGTATGGCTTTTTCCACTCTCGCGACGCAGGAGGCACAGGTCATGCCCTCCACGGCGATGCTGGCCGTTCGTCCCGACCCGGCAATCGGTTCAGCATTTCTTGTTTGGATGATCGTCGCGGATCCCATGATCGCGCTCCTTGCAATGCGACTGCGAACGAAGGTGAGGCCTCCTAGGATCGGAGGTCGGCTAGCACCCAGCCATGGTTGCGCGCTAAGCGGCCGGCCAATCGGCCGAACGCTACAGCGGCAGACTGTCGTAGCCGGCGGTCTTCAAAGCCTCTACGATGACATCGCTGTCCGCCGTCGTTTCGACACGCACTTCCTTCGTCCCGAGGTTCGCTTCGACCTTGGCCACCGGATCGATGGCCCGGATCGCCTTTTCGATGGTGCCGACACAGTGGCCGCAGCTCATCTCGTCGATCTTGTAGCGTTGCATGCTCGTCTCCTTTGGCTTCGTGATGGAAAGAACATGGGGCTTCCCATCGTTGGAAGGTCAAGGGCCCATCGTATGTCCTGGGTGACGGAACCAAAATTTGATGGGGCAAAGCTACTGCATGTTTCTTAAATCGTAGGCGATTCAAGAAAACAAAACATGCAGCAGTTCAATGATAGGACGCGCGGCGCCGTAGGAACGACGAAGCGCGAGCCGGCGCTAGCGTTCAGTGTCCTATTTCAGGAAATCGGCGCGATGGGGCGTAAAGCTGTCAATGAGGCGGCCTGCCTCCAGCGCCACGACGCCATGGACCACACCCGAAGGCGCGATGAAGCTGTCGCCGGCGGAAAGGACCGCGCTGTGTCCGCCGACCATGACTTCGAACCTGCCTTCCGCCACATAGCTCGCCTGAACGTGCGGGTGCGAGTGCGGCGCGCCGATGCCGCCCTTTTCGAAGGCGAATTCGACCATCATCAGCTCGTCCGTGTGGAGGATCACCCGGCGACGGTTGCCCTGTCCGAGATCGATCCATTCACCTTCATTGCCGCGGGCGAAAAGTCTCGTATCCATATCTGTCTCCTCATCGCGCAAGCCAGCCGCCGTCCACCGGGATGACGGCGCCATGCATATAGTCCGATGCCGGGGCGAGCAGGAACACCGTCGCATCGCCGATGTCATCCGGGGTGCCCCAGCGCCCGGCCGGAATGCGCTCCAGAATGGCGGCGCTGCGCTTGGCGTCGGCACGGAGCGCCTCGGTGTTGTTGGTGATGATGTAGCCGGGCGCCACCGCATTCACGTTGATGCCCTTGGCAGCCCATTCGCAGGCGAGAACCCTCGTGATGCCAAGCGCGCCATGCTTGGACGCGGTATAGGAAGCGACCCGTATTCCGCCCTGGAAGGAAAGCAGTGAAACAATATTGACGATCTTGCCTCGTCTTTGCTCGGCGAGAAGGCGGCGGCCATAGGATTGGCTCAGGAAGAACAACGATCTGAGATTGATATCAACCACATCGTCCCAGTCGGCTTCGGTAAATTCAACCGCGTCTGCGCGGCGGATGATCCCGGCATTGTTGACCAGACCATCCACCGGACCATGTTCGCTCCACAGTCCATCGATCAGCGAGCGGGTCGCCTCCCGGTCCGAAAGGTCGGCATTGGCGGGAACGAAGCTTCCGCCGGCGTCAGCGACCTTTCCCGCGGTTTCGTCCATGGCTGAGCGGCCCACGCCGATCACGGTGCCGCCGGCGCGGGCGATCGCGACCGCGATTCCCTGCCCGATTCCCGTATTGGCACCGGTGACGACGATGCGGCGTCCGGCAAGGCTGAAGGCAGACGGCGCGCTCATCTGAGCGCCTCCATCGGCACCATATCCACATCGGTGTAGTCGACATTGTCGCCCGCCATCGCCCAGATGAAGGCGTAGCTCGACGTTCCGCAGCCGGAATGGATCGACCAGGGCGGCGAAAGCACCGCCTCCTCCTTTGCCATCAAGATATGGCGT
It includes:
- a CDS encoding FkbM family methyltransferase, with product MRAITYFQKTVYFPDKPEKARFFARLQGGQWEPGTFRNIERLVDGTTTFIDIGGWIGVTPYWAAQIADNVITVEPDPVCFGILSEMQRENTGEVKLINAALSQDECLVLHSVGGGFGSSETSALIADDTGLAVTAQTVTIPGLQKMARTERLCFKIDIEGYEYKALDQFRAIDRKRTAGVLIAVHPQILAASLSGPRFFRALRTIAATVRLIRSFRGFKLENPSAIWAAIRKSVSRREFRGFDLLFVAK
- the cueR gene encoding Cu(I)-responsive transcriptional regulator, which translates into the protein MNIGDVARASGVSTKMIRYYETIGLIPPASRSESGYRNYGDKDVHTLRFIRRARDLGFTVEQMADLLALWRDRSRASSEVKKIALDQVEILERKAEELKAMSRTLKHLAAHCHGDERPDCPILDDLADAKVNSVKVQEPARFGRNGIDPMRVRSR
- a CDS encoding heavy metal translocating P-type ATPase, whose protein sequence is MTCASCVARVEKAIRAVPGVMSASVNLATERADVRFDATASPADIVKAIENTGYGASEELIELAIDGMTCASCVARIEKALRTVPGTVEASVNLASEKATVRVVKGLASVDMLVEAARNAGYDARRIAGKQDADQETEKRERESRRLKLSLTIAAILTLPIFVLEMGSHFIPAIHDFVMIRIGMQESWYLQFVLASLALFGPGLRFFQKGVPALLRAAPDMNSLVAIGAFAAWIYSVVATFAPDLLPADTANVYYEAAAVIVTLILLGRFLEARAKGRTSEAIRHLMGLQPKTARVIRNGETVEIAIADVHAGDVVVVRPGERIAVDGVVVEGNSYVDESMITGEPVPVQKADGAEVVGGTINKTGAFSFRATKVGADTVLAQIIRMVEQAQGAKLPIQSLVDRVTAWFVPAVMAIAFATFLVWLVFGPDPALTFALVNGVAVLIIACPCAMGLATPTSIMVGTGRAAEMGVLFRKGEALQTLRNAELIAVDKTGTLTRGRPELTDLEAAAGFDSNSVLALIASVEARSEHPIAEAIVSAARNADLTISEAKHFEAIPGFGTRANVSGHTVLVGADRLMAREGIDIAVFADHARRLGDEGKSPLYAAVDGKLAAIIAVADPIKETTPQAIRMLHQLGLRIAMITGDNRRTAEAIARKLGIDEVVAEILPDGKVAALMRLKAEGRNVAFVGDGINDAPALAAADVGLAIGTGTDVAIESADVVLMSGDLLGVPNAIALSKATIRNIKENLFWAFAYNVVLIPVAAGVLYPAYGMLLSPIFAAGAMALSSVFVVGNALRLKRFRSLSREAAAVQ
- a CDS encoding heavy-metal-associated domain-containing protein: MQRYKIDEMSCGHCVGTIEKAIRAIDPVAKVEANLGTKEVRVETTADSDVIVEALKTAGYDSLPL
- a CDS encoding cupin domain-containing protein → MDTRLFARGNEGEWIDLGQGNRRRVILHTDELMMVEFAFEKGGIGAPHSHPHVQASYVAEGRFEVMVGGHSAVLSAGDSFIAPSGVVHGVVALEAGRLIDSFTPHRADFLK
- the kduD gene encoding 2-dehydro-3-deoxy-D-gluconate 5-dehydrogenase KduD; translated protein: MSAPSAFSLAGRRIVVTGANTGIGQGIAVAIARAGGTVIGVGRSAMDETAGKVADAGGSFVPANADLSDREATRSLIDGLWSEHGPVDGLVNNAGIIRRADAVEFTEADWDDVVDINLRSLFFLSQSYGRRLLAEQRRGKIVNIVSLLSFQGGIRVASYTASKHGALGITRVLACEWAAKGINVNAVAPGYIITNNTEALRADAKRSAAILERIPAGRWGTPDDIGDATVFLLAPASDYMHGAVIPVDGGWLAR